Proteins from one Chthonomonadales bacterium genomic window:
- a CDS encoding ABC transporter permease produces MWRRVAAIAGHEYVTSVRRREFLLVTLGLPVLMLVFGGLSLLATTAATGAFRKPALRRVGIVDPGGRLKAPRAGEREDARISLVASAEEGKRRVREGGLSALLVVAPDYVRSGKVTVYRKEGGLLNRGDRVPVGSILTRALLAGMGTDPTLAARLVEPTGAGASVYVLDKHGRFVPRDVGREAAGFAVPYGFTLLLTTAIFFSAAYLLRGVAEEKENRVIEVILSSVTADELLAGKLLGLAGVGLTQIGIWTALGIAPLAMQFSRYVRLPALSLIEVLLFFLLGYAFYATIMAGLGSLGTSYRESQQIASSVSFGAFFPMILIPALIEFPNGTLARVLSVVPFTAPTTMVLRLTAADVPVLDIAVSALVLALSTWAVLRLSARLFRFGLLIYGKRPTFRETLRWLRSA; encoded by the coding sequence ATGTGGAGACGCGTGGCGGCGATCGCCGGGCACGAGTACGTCACCAGCGTGCGGAGGCGGGAGTTCCTGCTGGTGACGCTGGGCCTGCCCGTGCTGATGCTGGTCTTCGGCGGCCTGAGCCTCCTCGCCACCACCGCCGCTACCGGTGCGTTCCGCAAGCCGGCTCTCCGGCGCGTGGGCATCGTGGACCCGGGCGGCCGGCTGAAGGCGCCTCGAGCCGGGGAACGCGAGGATGCGCGCATCTCGCTGGTCGCTTCCGCGGAGGAGGGGAAACGGCGGGTGCGGGAGGGCGGCCTATCGGCGCTCCTCGTGGTTGCGCCGGACTACGTGCGGAGCGGCAAGGTGACGGTCTACCGAAAGGAAGGCGGCTTGCTGAACCGTGGCGACCGCGTGCCGGTGGGCAGCATCCTGACCCGCGCGCTGCTCGCCGGCATGGGCACCGACCCGACGCTCGCCGCGCGGCTGGTGGAGCCCACCGGGGCAGGCGCCAGCGTCTACGTGCTCGATAAGCACGGCCGCTTCGTGCCGCGCGACGTCGGCCGCGAGGCCGCCGGGTTCGCGGTCCCGTACGGCTTCACCCTCCTGCTCACGACGGCCATCTTCTTCTCCGCCGCCTACCTCCTGCGCGGCGTGGCCGAGGAGAAGGAGAACCGCGTCATCGAGGTGATCCTGAGCAGCGTCACGGCGGACGAGCTCCTGGCCGGCAAGCTGTTGGGCCTGGCGGGCGTTGGCCTTACGCAGATCGGGATCTGGACGGCGCTCGGCATCGCGCCGCTGGCGATGCAGTTCTCGCGCTACGTGCGGCTTCCGGCGCTGAGCCTGATCGAGGTGTTGCTCTTTTTCCTGCTCGGCTACGCCTTCTACGCCACCATCATGGCCGGCCTGGGCTCCCTCGGCACCTCGTACCGCGAGAGCCAGCAGATCGCAAGCAGCGTCTCGTTCGGCGCCTTCTTCCCCATGATCCTGATCCCCGCCCTCATCGAGTTCCCCAACGGCACGCTGGCGCGCGTACTCTCCGTGGTGCCGTTCACGGCCCCTACCACGATGGTGCTGCGCCTCACCGCGGCCGATGTGCCCGTGCTCGACATCGCGGTTTCGGCGCTGGTGCTTGCGCTGAGCACGTGGGCGGTGCTGCGCCTCTCGGCCCGCCTTTTTCGCTTCGGCCTGCTCATCTACGGCAAGCGCCCCACCTTCCGCGAGACGCTGCGCTGGCTGCGCAGCGCCTGA
- a CDS encoding type II secretion system protein, which translates to MQRSRAFTLIEVLLVVAIIGVLAGLILALLEPVRERSREAVCTSNLRQIGQAYAMYAADYDGAEPTVGVRAHHDDLGMPSDEQNSNLFETYVNSRDVLFCPSYHGSYPRDRLFISYVGYSVGGERFADGVAARGPALPLRRCESHNAASEPIDALRHAPRWEIFRFNILRLGGSVDMVRVHGQDYRPWDW; encoded by the coding sequence ATGCAAAGAAGCCGCGCCTTCACCCTGATCGAGGTTCTCCTGGTGGTCGCCATCATCGGCGTCCTAGCCGGGCTGATCCTCGCGCTGCTCGAGCCGGTGCGAGAGCGGTCGCGGGAGGCGGTCTGCACCTCGAACCTGCGCCAGATCGGGCAGGCCTACGCCATGTACGCGGCCGACTACGATGGCGCCGAGCCGACGGTCGGTGTCCGCGCCCACCACGATGATCTCGGCATGCCCAGCGACGAACAGAACTCAAACCTGTTCGAGACCTATGTCAATAGCCGCGACGTGCTCTTCTGCCCCTCCTACCACGGGTCGTACCCAAGAGACCGGCTGTTCATCTCGTACGTGGGCTACAGCGTCGGCGGGGAGCGCTTCGCCGACGGCGTGGCGGCACGCGGACCGGCGCTGCCGCTACGGCGATGTGAGTCGCACAACGCTGCGTCGGAGCCGATCGACGCGCTGCGGCACGCGCCGCGCTGGGAGATCTTTCGGTTCAACATCCTGAGGCTCGGAGGCAGCGTCGACATGGTCCGGGTGCACGGCCAGGATTACCGCCCGTGGGACTGGTGA
- a CDS encoding ferritin-like domain-containing protein, which produces MPDPHAAETRAIPPANRPTERQAAAARRAAYPYRFPPDRRALGGKFTVEENARRLLRFFYLERRLSQGLGSWTLSIPDFEVKVETGRHIFQHMDAARRLRERLHEQEMRLAPIDAFRDEGIDLFLDEMLSAADAPELLVGAHLVAGRALATAYRHHIDDTCPVSDAPTVRVLRQILVDYEPMLEWAQAAVAAYVEGGIEEDRLEGWRWHLSRLLAHIGDITGADEPAPRPRALRIDAVPYRRGEVPLRDSRFATFHNTGDYNLADGEPRYPVGTYEDGRLRFVRTQRDEVDAIEAFGTFLWDIRFKDFDAEYYLARITWDEARHTETGHRALQTLGYDPYELPNRLTSSTCRGPMEPAYAMAEINLFGEIGVLKTINSLIDEARARDDSVLAHISDFIRADERTHVRNGQHIIKVMTDLGMQELEQRTRELFTECLVSLGAVKPDGDIFTLTREDIEKYIGE; this is translated from the coding sequence ATGCCCGACCCGCATGCCGCCGAGACGCGCGCGATCCCGCCGGCCAACCGCCCGACGGAGCGCCAGGCCGCGGCCGCACGCCGCGCCGCCTATCCCTACCGCTTTCCGCCCGATCGGCGCGCGCTCGGCGGCAAGTTCACCGTGGAGGAGAACGCCCGCCGCCTGCTGCGCTTCTTTTACCTGGAGCGCCGGCTTTCGCAGGGCCTCGGCTCCTGGACGCTGAGCATCCCGGACTTCGAGGTCAAGGTCGAGACGGGCCGCCACATCTTTCAGCACATGGACGCCGCGCGCCGCCTGCGCGAGCGGCTCCACGAGCAGGAAATGCGCCTCGCCCCCATCGACGCCTTCCGCGACGAGGGGATCGACCTCTTCCTGGACGAGATGCTCTCCGCCGCCGACGCCCCGGAGCTTCTCGTCGGCGCCCACCTGGTGGCCGGCCGCGCGCTGGCGACCGCCTACCGCCACCACATCGACGACACCTGCCCGGTCTCCGACGCCCCCACGGTCCGCGTGCTGCGCCAGATCCTCGTCGACTACGAGCCGATGCTCGAGTGGGCGCAGGCCGCCGTCGCGGCCTACGTGGAGGGCGGCATCGAGGAGGACCGGCTGGAGGGCTGGCGCTGGCACCTCTCGCGACTGCTCGCCCATATCGGAGACATCACCGGCGCCGATGAGCCCGCGCCGCGCCCACGGGCGCTGCGCATCGACGCGGTTCCCTACCGGCGCGGCGAGGTGCCGCTGCGAGACTCTCGCTTCGCCACCTTCCACAACACCGGCGACTACAACCTGGCCGATGGCGAGCCGCGCTACCCCGTGGGGACGTACGAGGACGGTAGGCTGCGGTTCGTTCGCACCCAGCGCGACGAGGTCGACGCCATCGAGGCGTTCGGCACCTTTCTCTGGGACATCCGCTTCAAGGACTTCGACGCCGAGTACTACCTGGCGCGGATCACCTGGGACGAGGCGCGCCACACGGAGACCGGCCATCGCGCCCTGCAGACGCTCGGCTATGATCCGTACGAGCTCCCGAATCGCCTCACCAGCTCCACCTGCCGCGGACCGATGGAGCCCGCCTACGCGATGGCCGAGATCAACCTGTTCGGGGAGATCGGCGTGCTCAAGACGATTAACTCGCTGATCGACGAGGCTCGCGCCCGCGACGACTCCGTGCTGGCGCATATCAGCGACTTCATCCGGGCGGACGAGCGCACGCACGTTCGCAATGGCCAGCACATCATCAAGGTGATGACCGACCTGGGGATGCAGGAGCTTGAGCAGCGCACGCGCGAGCTTTTCACCGAGTGCCTGGTGAGCCTGGGCGCCGTCAAGCCCGACGGCGACATCTTCACGCTCACGCGCGAGGACATCGAGAAGTACATCGGAGAGTGA
- a CDS encoding DUF444 family protein — protein sequence MSAHSLSDDAWDLHRRAERDRQRHNEKVKEAIRQNLGDIVSQHDIITADRGKVIKVPVRGLELPRIRFDPGGRERVGQGPGGTRPGDVLGRAGARPGQGADKEAGHEPGADFYEAELTLEEIAELVFEDLHLPNLRDKGVRQVVSEQAEWNSIGKRGLAANLDRKRTLLEAYKRNARAGAPGWEVRREDERYRVYDLVTEPHRNAVIFAMRDVSGSMGEFEAYICRSFYFWMLRFLRTRYTTAEIVFITCHTEAREVEEAAFFSLGDSGGTRMSEAYKLAMRIIDKRYNPREWNIYPFLFSDGYNWGDPECVDLVRSMAEIASLVGYGEIADNLWSQSTAFAPLGQAYQSAFAGDPRVVLVRINSKEDVWPALKRFFSKHPESASADA from the coding sequence ATGTCCGCCCATTCGCTGAGCGACGACGCCTGGGACCTGCACCGCAGAGCCGAGCGCGACCGGCAGCGCCACAACGAGAAGGTCAAGGAGGCCATACGCCAGAACCTCGGCGACATCGTGAGCCAGCACGACATCATCACCGCCGACCGCGGCAAGGTGATCAAGGTCCCGGTGCGCGGGCTGGAGCTCCCGCGCATCCGCTTCGACCCGGGGGGCCGTGAGCGCGTGGGGCAGGGGCCGGGCGGCACCCGGCCCGGCGACGTGCTCGGCCGCGCCGGCGCGCGGCCGGGGCAGGGCGCCGACAAGGAGGCCGGGCACGAGCCCGGCGCCGACTTCTACGAGGCCGAGCTGACGCTGGAGGAGATCGCCGAGCTGGTGTTCGAGGACCTGCACCTGCCCAACCTGCGGGACAAGGGGGTCAGGCAGGTGGTGAGCGAGCAGGCCGAGTGGAACAGCATCGGCAAGCGTGGCCTGGCCGCCAACCTGGACCGCAAGCGCACGCTGCTGGAGGCCTACAAGCGCAATGCGCGCGCCGGCGCGCCAGGATGGGAGGTGCGCCGCGAGGACGAGAGGTACCGAGTCTACGACCTCGTGACCGAGCCGCACCGCAACGCGGTCATCTTCGCCATGCGCGACGTCTCCGGCTCGATGGGCGAGTTCGAGGCCTACATCTGCCGCTCGTTCTACTTCTGGATGCTGCGCTTCCTGCGCACGCGCTACACCACGGCCGAGATCGTCTTCATCACGTGCCACACCGAGGCGCGGGAGGTGGAGGAGGCCGCCTTCTTCTCGCTCGGCGACTCCGGCGGCACGCGCATGTCGGAGGCCTACAAGCTCGCCATGCGGATCATCGACAAGCGGTACAATCCGCGCGAGTGGAACATCTACCCGTTCCTCTTCTCCGACGGCTACAACTGGGGCGACCCGGAGTGCGTCGACCTGGTGCGGAGCATGGCGGAGATCGCCAGCCTCGTGGGCTACGGCGAGATCGCCGACAACCTCTGGAGCCAGTCGACGGCGTTCGCCCCGCTCGGCCAGGCGTACCAGAGCGCTTTCGCCGGTGACCCGCGCGTGGTGCTGGTGCGGATCAATTCCAAGGAGGATGTCTGGCCCGCTCTGAAGCGCTTTTTCAGCAAGCACCCGGAGAGCGCGTCCGCCGACGCGTGA
- a CDS encoding AAA family ATPase: MRFTEVRLENWRNFQRVEVDLAERAFLVGPNAAGKSNLLDAFRFLRDIVAVGGGLQAAASRRGGVSRIRCLAARRYPQVAIAVSLGDGANRRRWQYEVAFTQDNRQRPMLARERVVRDGEELLMRPDADDGKDAARLSQTSLEQINANLPFRDVADLLASVRYLHVVPHLVREPERSAGRAEDPFGGDLLERIARTNEKTRASRLKRILSALKVAVPQLVALELERDDRGAPHIRGRYEHWRPRAGWQGEDQFSDGTLRLLGLLWALLDGTGPLLLEEPELSLHPAVVRHVPQVFARVQRGTGRQVLVSTHSAELLNDSGIGLNEVLLVEPGPQGSTVGPAASRADIARLLRGGMPLGEAVLPEVAPRDAAQLALFEPPR; the protein is encoded by the coding sequence ATGCGCTTCACTGAAGTGCGCCTTGAGAACTGGCGCAACTTCCAGCGCGTCGAGGTCGATCTGGCGGAGCGCGCGTTCCTGGTGGGGCCAAACGCGGCCGGGAAGTCGAACCTGCTCGACGCCTTCCGCTTCCTGCGCGACATCGTCGCGGTTGGGGGCGGACTTCAGGCCGCGGCGAGTCGGCGCGGCGGCGTGTCGCGCATCCGCTGCCTGGCGGCACGCCGGTACCCGCAGGTCGCCATCGCCGTCTCGCTGGGCGACGGGGCCAACCGCCGCCGCTGGCAGTACGAGGTCGCCTTCACACAGGACAACCGCCAGCGCCCCATGCTCGCAAGGGAGCGCGTCGTGCGCGACGGCGAGGAGCTGCTGATGCGCCCCGATGCCGACGACGGGAAGGACGCGGCCCGGCTCAGCCAGACTTCTCTGGAGCAGATAAACGCCAACCTGCCGTTTCGAGACGTGGCCGACCTGCTCGCCTCGGTGCGTTACCTGCACGTCGTTCCCCATCTCGTCAGGGAGCCCGAGCGCTCCGCTGGCCGCGCCGAAGACCCGTTCGGCGGCGACCTCCTCGAGCGCATCGCCCGCACGAACGAGAAGACCCGCGCGTCGCGGCTGAAGCGGATCCTCAGCGCTCTCAAGGTCGCCGTCCCGCAGCTCGTCGCGCTGGAGTTGGAGCGCGACGACCGAGGCGCTCCCCACATCCGTGGCCGGTATGAGCACTGGCGGCCCAGGGCGGGATGGCAGGGCGAGGACCAGTTCTCCGACGGGACGCTACGCTTGCTTGGGCTGCTCTGGGCACTCCTCGACGGGACCGGCCCGCTACTCCTCGAGGAGCCGGAGCTCTCGCTCCATCCGGCGGTCGTGCGCCACGTCCCGCAGGTGTTCGCGCGCGTGCAGCGGGGCACCGGCCGGCAGGTGCTCGTCAGCACGCACTCGGCCGAGTTGCTGAACGACAGCGGCATCGGCCTCAACGAGGTGCTGCTGGTGGAGCCCGGTCCCCAGGGATCGACGGTAGGGCCGGCCGCATCGAGGGCCGACATCGCGCGCCTTCTTCGCGGCGGGATGCCGCTCGGCGAGGCGGTGCTGCCGGAGGTCGCCCCGCGCGACGCCGCCCAGCTCGCCTTGTTCGAGCCGCCCCGGTGA
- a CDS encoding leucyl/phenylalanyl-tRNA--protein transferase, whose amino-acid sequence MSRRVLLSFTPEGLVSAYREAVFPMADSVTGRLYWMRPDPRAVIPLDGFHMSRSLARAIRRGRFEVRVDTDFEGVMRGCADRAEGTWITEEFVAVYGELHRRGAAHSVEAWSEGRLVGGTYGLALGAAFMAESMFHRETDASKVALAALVARLRERGFALLDVQYLTPHLSSLGAVEIPGALYYALLRGALRLEPRFTHEAG is encoded by the coding sequence GTGAGCCGTCGCGTCCTCCTCTCCTTCACGCCCGAGGGCCTCGTGAGCGCCTACCGGGAGGCCGTCTTCCCAATGGCCGACTCGGTGACCGGCCGCCTCTACTGGATGCGGCCAGATCCCCGCGCCGTCATCCCGCTCGACGGGTTCCACATGTCGCGCTCGCTGGCCCGCGCCATCCGGCGCGGCCGCTTCGAGGTCCGCGTCGACACCGACTTTGAGGGGGTGATGCGCGGCTGCGCCGACCGCGCGGAGGGCACCTGGATCACCGAGGAGTTCGTCGCGGTGTATGGCGAGCTCCACCGGCGTGGCGCCGCCCACAGCGTGGAGGCATGGAGCGAGGGGCGGCTCGTCGGCGGTACCTACGGCCTGGCGCTCGGCGCCGCCTTCATGGCCGAGAGCATGTTTCACCGGGAGACGGACGCCTCCAAGGTGGCGCTCGCGGCGCTCGTCGCGCGGCTGCGGGAGCGGGGTTTCGCTCTTCTGGACGTGCAGTACCTAACGCCGCACCTGAGCAGCCTGGGGGCCGTCGAGATCCCGGGCGCGCTCTACTACGCGCTGCTTCGCGGCGCGCTGCGGCTGGAGCCGCGGTTCACCCACGAGGCGGGTTGA
- a CDS encoding MFS transporter, translating into MRRSPLIILFTTVLIDLLGFGIILPLLPLYVEQFGGTPVVAGWLATSFSAMQFLFAPLWGRLSDVHGRRPFILLSLIGSALAFLLFGLARALWVLFAARIAAGVLTAASLPTAQAYIADVTPPERRARGMAMIGVAFGIGFSAGPALGGWLGRLYGLAVPAYVVAGLAALNFVWSYFALPESLARAREPAPARRLTLIEPRRFASAFRTPLLGELLAVFAVSTFAFAMMEATFTWLILLRFVEPALGPGVTHAMVEKQAAATAGSVFVIVGVTAVLAQGAVMGGLAQVVSERWLMWMGAALLTGSLVGIGAAGSLAALKVLAAGLAVGSSMLNPVLSSLVSKAARHGERGGVLGVQQGLGSLARMVAPPLGTWVLQRFGTDSAYYAAGGLMGVAFLASLFVKEPARWDEPPSPPIAHI; encoded by the coding sequence ATGCGGCGGTCTCCTCTCATCATCCTCTTCACGACGGTCCTCATCGACCTGCTCGGCTTTGGCATCATCCTGCCGCTGCTTCCGCTCTATGTGGAGCAATTCGGAGGCACGCCGGTCGTGGCGGGGTGGTTGGCCACCAGTTTCTCGGCCATGCAGTTCCTCTTCGCGCCACTCTGGGGGCGGCTCTCGGACGTGCACGGGCGCCGGCCCTTCATTCTGCTCAGTCTTATCGGCTCGGCGCTCGCCTTCCTGCTGTTTGGCCTGGCGCGCGCGCTGTGGGTGCTCTTCGCGGCGCGCATCGCGGCCGGAGTGCTGACCGCGGCGAGCCTGCCTACGGCCCAGGCCTACATCGCGGACGTGACGCCTCCGGAACGGCGGGCGCGCGGCATGGCGATGATCGGGGTGGCGTTCGGCATCGGCTTCTCGGCCGGACCCGCCCTCGGCGGCTGGCTCGGGCGGCTCTACGGGTTGGCCGTGCCCGCCTACGTGGTGGCCGGACTGGCCGCGCTCAACTTCGTCTGGTCCTACTTCGCGCTCCCGGAGTCGCTCGCTCGCGCGCGCGAGCCCGCGCCGGCGCGCCGCCTCACGCTCATCGAGCCCCGCCGCTTCGCGAGCGCCTTTCGCACGCCGCTCCTGGGCGAGCTGCTGGCCGTGTTCGCCGTGTCGACCTTCGCGTTCGCCATGATGGAGGCCACCTTCACCTGGCTCATCCTGCTGCGGTTCGTGGAGCCGGCGCTGGGGCCGGGCGTGACCCACGCAATGGTCGAGAAGCAGGCGGCGGCCACCGCCGGCTCGGTCTTCGTGATCGTGGGGGTGACGGCGGTGCTCGCGCAGGGCGCGGTGATGGGCGGCCTGGCGCAGGTGGTGTCGGAACGCTGGCTGATGTGGATGGGGGCCGCCCTACTCACGGGGTCGCTGGTGGGGATCGGCGCGGCGGGCTCGCTCGCGGCGCTGAAGGTCCTGGCCGCGGGGCTGGCCGTGGGCAGCTCCATGCTGAACCCGGTGCTCTCCAGCCTGGTGTCGAAGGCGGCGCGCCACGGTGAGCGCGGCGGCGTGCTCGGTGTGCAACAGGGGCTGGGCAGCCTGGCGCGCATGGTGGCCCCGCCCCTCGGCACCTGGGTACTGCAGCGCTTCGGCACCGACTCGGCCTACTACGCCGCCGGCGGGCTGATGGGCGTGGCCTTCCTGGCGAGCCTGTTCGTGAAGGAGCCCGCCCGGTGGGATGAGCCCCCCAGCCCACCGATCGCCCACATCTGA
- a CDS encoding protein prkA, whose protein sequence is MKPSDFLRQAQEQRTHEQHLNWEGTFANYLDVVAGTPNVAALAHARMHAMIVAAGVEERDGGRPKEYRFFRNDIFGLDRTLQQLVDEYLSPAARRLDIRKRILMLVGPVGGGKSTLVTLLKRGLESYSRTDEGAIYAIKGCPMHEEPLHLIPENLRADFRRQFGVYIEGDLCPVCRWRLQHEFGARIDDVPVHRVVLSEKHRIGIGTFKPADPKSQDVAELTGSVNIQALTEYGTESDPRAYNFDGELNIANRGCMEFIEMLKAEKRFLYELNTVAGEQTIKASRFALIYCDVAVVAHTNEYEYNSYFGNKENEAMIDRIFVVKVPYNLQVSDEVRIYEKLIAQSEVQDDGIDLRRMHIAPNTLRVASMFAVLSRLKPSKKAGLSLITKLKLYDGEKQVGDWDQKHVRELHDEYSDEGMSGISPRFIINRISSALVRGGKNCINPIDVLRSLRDGLAEYTANEEERRKLLGFIDEVRKEFDETAKKEIQRAFVYSYEESARTLLDNYLDNVDASCNKTRVRDPITGDEVEPDERLMRSIEEQIGVTENAKREFREGVMRSVASLARRGQPFGIGSDERLKEAIEKKLFADLKDVVKITTSTKTPDGEQLKRINEVVDRLVREQAYCPVCANDLLRYVGTLLNR, encoded by the coding sequence ATGAAGCCGAGCGACTTCCTGCGACAGGCGCAGGAGCAGCGGACGCACGAGCAGCACCTCAACTGGGAGGGTACGTTCGCCAACTATCTCGACGTGGTGGCCGGCACGCCCAATGTCGCCGCGCTCGCCCATGCCCGCATGCACGCCATGATCGTGGCGGCGGGCGTGGAGGAGCGCGACGGCGGCCGGCCCAAGGAGTATCGCTTCTTCCGCAACGACATCTTCGGCCTCGACCGAACGCTCCAGCAACTCGTCGATGAGTACCTGAGCCCGGCCGCTCGCCGCCTCGACATCCGCAAGCGGATCCTCATGCTCGTCGGCCCCGTCGGCGGGGGCAAGTCCACCCTCGTCACGCTCCTCAAGCGCGGCCTGGAGAGCTATAGCCGGACGGACGAGGGGGCCATCTACGCCATCAAGGGCTGCCCCATGCACGAGGAGCCGCTCCACCTGATCCCGGAGAACCTGCGGGCCGACTTTCGCCGCCAGTTCGGAGTCTACATCGAGGGTGACCTCTGCCCGGTCTGCCGCTGGCGCCTCCAGCACGAGTTCGGCGCGCGAATCGACGACGTTCCCGTGCACCGCGTCGTGCTCTCCGAGAAGCACCGCATCGGCATCGGGACCTTCAAGCCCGCAGACCCAAAGAGCCAGGACGTCGCCGAGCTAACCGGCAGCGTGAACATCCAGGCCCTAACCGAGTACGGCACCGAGTCCGACCCGCGCGCCTACAACTTCGATGGTGAGCTCAACATCGCTAACCGCGGATGCATGGAGTTCATCGAGATGTTGAAGGCGGAGAAGCGCTTCCTCTACGAGCTCAACACCGTGGCCGGAGAGCAGACGATCAAGGCCTCCCGATTCGCGCTCATCTACTGCGACGTGGCCGTTGTTGCGCACACGAACGAGTACGAGTATAATTCCTACTTCGGCAACAAAGAGAACGAGGCCATGATCGACCGGATCTTCGTCGTGAAGGTACCCTATAACCTTCAGGTGAGCGACGAGGTTCGGATCTATGAGAAGCTCATTGCCCAGAGCGAGGTACAGGACGATGGGATCGACTTGCGGCGCATGCACATCGCCCCCAACACGCTGCGCGTCGCCTCGATGTTCGCGGTCCTCTCGCGGCTAAAGCCCTCCAAGAAGGCCGGCCTATCGCTCATCACCAAGCTGAAGCTGTATGATGGCGAGAAGCAGGTGGGCGACTGGGATCAGAAGCACGTCCGCGAGCTGCACGACGAGTACTCGGATGAGGGGATGAGCGGAATCTCGCCGCGGTTCATCATCAACCGCATCTCCAGCGCGCTCGTGCGCGGTGGCAAGAACTGCATCAACCCCATCGACGTGCTGCGCTCCCTGCGCGACGGCCTAGCCGAGTATACCGCCAACGAGGAGGAGCGCCGCAAGCTCCTTGGCTTCATCGACGAGGTGCGCAAGGAGTTCGACGAGACCGCCAAGAAGGAGATCCAGCGCGCCTTCGTCTACTCCTACGAGGAGTCGGCGCGCACACTGCTGGACAACTACCTGGACAACGTGGACGCCTCCTGCAACAAGACCCGCGTGCGCGACCCCATCACGGGCGACGAGGTGGAGCCCGACGAGCGGCTGATGCGCTCCATCGAGGAGCAGATCGGCGTGACCGAGAACGCCAAGCGCGAGTTCCGGGAAGGCGTGATGCGCTCGGTGGCCTCGCTTGCCCGCCGCGGCCAGCCCTTCGGCATCGGCTCCGACGAGCGTCTGAAAGAGGCCATCGAGAAGAAGCTCTTCGCCGACCTCAAGGATGTCGTGAAGATCACCACGTCCACCAAGACGCCCGACGGCGAGCAGCTCAAGCGCATCAACGAGGTGGTGGACCGCCTGGTGCGCGAGCAGGCCTACTGCCCCGTTTGCGCCAACGACCTTCTGCGCTACGTGGGGACGCTGCTGAACCGGTAG
- a CDS encoding NUDIX domain-containing protein has translation MESPHPLDAFTYCPRCGSRKGSSPTVKLFACPDCGFRYFQNAAAAVMAILRRPGGEILLVRRGREPARGLLDLPGGFVDPLETLEAALVREVREEVGIAIARHAYLASFPNRYHYAGVLYYTIDSVFLCDVADPSAAVDRDEVAGCAWLRPEAIDHDEVGFESVRAALRAYAGSARA, from the coding sequence ATGGAATCGCCCCATCCGCTGGACGCGTTCACCTACTGCCCGCGCTGCGGGTCCCGCAAGGGCTCGTCGCCGACGGTGAAGCTGTTCGCCTGCCCCGACTGTGGTTTCCGCTACTTCCAGAACGCGGCCGCCGCCGTGATGGCGATTCTGCGTCGTCCGGGCGGGGAGATCCTGCTGGTCCGGCGCGGGCGGGAGCCCGCGCGCGGGTTGCTCGACCTGCCCGGTGGCTTCGTCGACCCGCTGGAGACGCTCGAGGCCGCCCTGGTCCGCGAGGTGCGCGAGGAAGTCGGCATCGCCATCGCTCGCCATGCCTATCTGGCCTCGTTTCCGAACCGCTACCACTACGCCGGCGTGCTCTACTACACCATCGACTCCGTTTTCCTTTGCGACGTGGCCGACCCGAGCGCCGCCGTGGACCGCGACGAGGTCGCCGGGTGCGCCTGGCTACGGCCGGAAGCCATCGACCACGACGAGGTCGGCTTCGAGTCGGTGCGGGCGGCGCTGCGGGCCTACGCCGGCAGCGCGCGAGCCTGA